The Vanrija pseudolonga chromosome 1, complete sequence genomic sequence CCGCGCGAGAAAGGTGAGTGCGGTCGGCGGGGCTTATCGGTCCTGGCGGTGTAGTGCGAGGTGCAGTAGTGGCGATACCCCTGCCATTCCGCTCGCTCCACCCCCAAGCCAGAccccccgctcacaccccacccacaggTCAGATGCatccccgaccccgacgctctgagctcgagcagcgcgcatGCCCAGTGCCGGAACTgtacgcgccgcgccgagcgatgCACATACGAGTACACGCCGAAGAAGCCaggcaggccgagggcgtgaGCACCGCGACATCCTCACCGCGCCGTTGCAGCTGACACACCATCGCAGCCCCATCCGGaggtcggtcggcggcgcccatGCGCGATGGGACGACATCTCCACTTCGCCCCAGAGCCCGGCTGTCTCCCTCTCACCAGTGATGTACGCTGACAtcggggccggcggcggcgcggggcccagctcggccgccgcccccgcgccgctcctcgagcCCATGCCGTACGGGGGGTTCCCGATGCAGGCGCAGCTGAGCGTCGAGTACGGGGGGTTCGGGCTGCCCCTGCTCGAGAACGGCGAGTATGCGATGCCTGCCGGCGTGCCAAtaccgcctccgccgccgccacagctGCCCGACCTGCCAGTGTCGGCGGTCGCTGGGGCACCTGTGCCGGACGCGGACATCACGCGGTTGGAGTCCTTCGCGACCTGGGACGACATCTCGTTTTTCCTCGCCCTGCACGTCAAGCACCAGCACGTGCATGTTCCCTTGGTGCATAGGCCGAGCTTTGCGCAGGACGTGCTCCATCGCCGCGATGAGGGGGACGAGGCGTTCCGCGGCCTCATCCTCAGCATGAGTACGTCCGCACCGCGTGGCGCAGTGCGCTGACACTAGCAGTCGGGTACACTATCACGCAGTGTCCCTTATCGTGGCTCGTCGGGCGGATGGATaaggcgcgcctcgagggGCTCCTGGCCAAGTGCCAGCGTGGGAGCCGGCTCATCCAGATACGGTATCAGACGCGCCCTAGCCTCGTCGTGCTGGCCAGCACCATCCTGTGAGTGGCATCCCCAACGACGCTGACCCTATCCTAGAGACTGGATCACGGCGCAGGCCGCACCGACGCCCGAGCTCGGGGCTAACCTGCTCGCCGATGTGCGAAGGCTAGTCTACTCGCTCGGCCTGAACCACGAGCTCCCCTCCGAGTCGCTCAGCCCATTGGACATAGAacactgccgccggctcTACTGGCAGGCGTACGCGATCGACAAGACGAACAGCCTGAACGGGCATCCCGTGCAGCTAGCAGACTatgacggcgcgccgccgctgccactggAAATAGACGACGAGTAcctccccgcgctcgcgcagccgGCCGACAAGACGAGTTACCTTGCGGCCTTTGGCATCTGTGCGCGCCTGTTCAAGGTCCTCGGCGGGTGCATCCAGCGCCACCGCGTGTGGCTGCACGACGCGGATGCCGGCCCGTCCGGTGTCCGCCTAGCGTCGTgggtcgccgagcagcggcgcgacgtcgacgcgttACTGAGCACGCTGCCACCGAGCCTGCAGCCGCGTTTCCAGCAGCAGGGCGACACGGCGTTCGCGACGCAGAGCGCAAACATCTACATCACGGCGCTGTGTGCTGAACTTGCCTTGGTGGGTGAAATGAAATGCCGCTTTGGGCCTAGCTTACTGTTcagctcgacctgcgcgccgaggtggtccCCGGGCCAgacgacaagaaggagcGGTACGAGATTGCGCGGCGGACGtttgcgcagctcgagcagtgAGTCGGCTCGCGAGCAAGACTGACTGGCCCCAGCATCCCAGTCGAGTGCGTCGCGTCCAACGGCGAAAGCCTGCGCGGCAAGGtgctccgcgtcgtcgtgtcgctgctgtctgccgacgccgagcagacCCCCCGCGGGCTGTGGGACTGGTGGGGCATGTACTCGCGCGTCGAGTTTGTGCAGCTCTTgcctgcgggcggcgggggctaGTAGGAGCCAGGAAGGACAATCACTGTACACTATGCAACAATAGAGCTGCAGCTCGAGATGGTtatcggcggcgtgccgaggctTCCGGCAGTGAGTTCGGCCATGTCCGTCGTGACTCCCCCCATCACCGGGCCGAAGTTGCACGTCTTGGCCACAATCTCACCACGATTATGCCGCGACACGTTTACAGACACGTTGACATTGTCCACATCCTCCGAGCGTATACATAGCTCATCTCACACCCTCGCCACGTCCCCCCCACCTCTCCCCGGCCACCGCAATGCTCGAAAACATCTACATCGCGCGACACGGCTACCGCGCCGACTTTGAGGACAGCAGCGTCCTGACGAGCGTGACGGGCATGTTCAAGGACCCTCCGGTGCGTCTTCCTCCCGCCATTGACTGCGCTGACTTGCTAGCTTGCCGAGTCTGGCCtcaagcaggccgacgagctcgcgacgTTCCtctcccgcccgcccgctccccTCCCCACACCCGACGCGCTCTTCTCCAGCCCGTTCCATCGCACCATGCAGACCAtccagccgctcgcgctcgcgctggagCAGGACGTcagcctcgagcacggcgcggggGAGTGGTGCGTGTATGCGCTTATGTATATGAGCTCACAGACTCTAGGTTCTCGCCCGCGGCCCCGGGCTCCGGCCTGCTCCCACGCCCTGCCGGCCCCTCGACGCTGCAGGACCACTTCGACATGAAACTCGCCGACTACGACGCGACATACTTCCCCAAACGggagggcgagaagctcgacgacctgacAGAACGCATCGATACTTTCCTGTCCGCGttcgtgcgccgcgtcgaggctgagcgGCCAGACGTGCGCACGCTGCTGATTGTCTCTCacgccgcggtggtggtacAGGTCGGGCGCGCCCTGACGGGCGACTACGCGCTCGACTtccccgccgcgacggccagCTTGTCGCTTTACCGCCGCAAAGGGCTCTCGAGCCTgtcggctgcgcgcgcacatGGCGGCGTGAGAGGCGAGCTGTTTGGCCCCGGCAAGCCGGTGCTCGGGGACTGGGAGGTCGTGTTTAAGAACAGCGTCGAGCATCTCtccggcggcgtgcagcacTCGTGGGGCGTGAGTGTGCAGTCGGTACGCGCGTTGACCTGACCTTAGTTTGCCGACCTCAACCTCTTGCCCAATGGCGACGTTGTCTTcgacgctggcgacggcaagcctttcaccgacgccgacttgcTGCCCGTCGGTCTCGCCGAG encodes the following:
- the YNL108C_0 gene encoding putative protein, yielding MLENIYIARHGYRADFEDSSVLTSVTGMFKDPPLAESGLKQADELATFLSRPPAPLPTPDALFSSPFHRTMQTIQPLALALEQDVSLEHGAGEWFSPAAPGSGLLPRPAGPSTLQDHFDMKLADYDATYFPKREGEKLDDLTERIDTFLSAFVRRVEAERPDVRTLLIVSHAAVVVQVGRALTGDYALDFPAATASLSLYRRKGLSSLSAARAHGGVRGELFGPGKPVLGDWEVVFKNSVEHLSGGVQHSWGFADLNLLPNGDVVFDAGDGKPFTDADLLPVGLAEEFKAYVK